In Mus caroli chromosome 19, CAROLI_EIJ_v1.1, whole genome shotgun sequence, a genomic segment contains:
- the LOC110285879 gene encoding olfactory receptor 9I1-like, with the protein MDNNNLTTVTEFILVGFTDHPEWEVPLFLVFLCFYLVTILGNLGMVILIQMDVQLQTPMYFFLSHLSVMDACYTSVITPQILAMLATGKTVISYNHCAAQFFFFTFCASTECFLLAVMSYDRYVAISNPLLYTVAMSPKKCWSLVLVAYVCGLSGSIQRTTCTFSLSFCEDNKINFFFCDLPPLLKLACSDTTNAEIIIVLFGNFVILVNALVILTSYLLIIKTVMRIKSSGGRGKTFSTCVSHLTAVALFFGTLTFMYIRSGSGKSPEEDKVVSVFYTVIIPMLNPLIYSLRNKDVKAAFRKLTSRLQVSQSV; encoded by the coding sequence ATGGACAATAACAACCTCACAACAGTAACAGAATTCATTCTTGTGGGCTTTACTGACCATCCAGAGTGGGAGGTTCCTCTTTTCCTGGTATTTCTCTGCTTCTATCTGGTCACCATCCTAGGGAACTTGGGCATGGTCATTCTTATCCAGATGGATGTCCAGCTTCAGACCCCAATGTATTTcttcctgagtcatctctctgtaATGGATGCCTGCTACACCAGTGTCATCACCCCTCAGATCCTGGCCATGCTGGCCACAGGTAAAACAGTCATCTCCTATAATCATTGTGCTGCCCAGTTCTTCTTTTTCACCTTCTGTGCAAGTACAGAATGTTTCCTGTTGGCAGTGATGTCCTATGATCGCTATGTTGCTATTAGCAATCCTCTGCTCTACACTGTGGCCATGAGTCCTAAAAAATGCTGGAGTTTGGTACTGGTGGCCTATGTATGTGGGTTATCTGGGTCCATTCAAAGAACCACAtgtaccttctctctctccttctgtgaaGATAATAAGATCAACTTTTTCTTTTGTGACCTTCCACCCCTCCTGAAGCTGGCCTGCAGTGATACaacaaatgctgagattataattgttttgtttgggaaCTTTGTCATCTTGGTGAATGCTTTAGTCATACTCACTTCCTACCTGCTTATCATCAAGACAGTCATGAGGATAAAGTCTTCAGGTGGCAGAGGTAAAACCTTCTCCACATGTGtctcccacctcactgctgtGGCTCTTTTTTTTGGGACCCTCACCTTCATGTATATAAGAAGTGGTTCAGGGAAATCGCCAGAGGAAGATAAAGTAGTATCTGTCTTCTATACTGTGATCATCCCTATGTTGAACCCTCTGATCTACAGCTTGAGAAATAAAGATGTGAAAGCAGCCTTCAGAAAGCTCACTAGCAGGCTACAGGTGTCACAGAGTGTATAA
- the LOC110285921 gene encoding olfactory receptor 9Q2: MAGRNYTFVTEFFLTAFTEHPEWGLPLFLLFLSFYLATLLGNTGMIILIQKNRRLQTPMYFFLSHLSFVDICYSSVIIPQMLAVLWEHGSTISQGRCAVQFFLFTFFASIDCYLLAIMAYDRYVAVCQPLLYVTIMTEKARVGLVTGAYVAGFSSGFIRTVTAFTLSFCGNNEINFIFCDLPPLLKLVCGDSYIQEVVIIVFAIFVMPACIVVISVSYLFIIVAIMQIRSAGGRTKTFSTCTSHLTAVALFFGTLIFMYLRDNTDQFSERDRVVSVFYTVVTPLLNPLIYSLRNKEVKEAIMKSLRRSKISRAP; this comes from the coding sequence ATGGCTGGGAGGAATTACACCTTCGTGACTGAGTTCTTTCTGACTGCATTCACTGAACATCCTGAGTGGgggctccctctcttccttttatttttgagtttctaCCTCGCCACCCTGCTGGGGAATACAGGAATGATCATTCTAATCCAGAAGAACCGCCGACTTCAAACAccaatgtacttcttcctcagccacCTTTCCTTTGTGGACATCTGCTACTCCTCTGTCATCATCCCTCAGATGCTGGCTGTGCTGTGGGAACATGGTTCAACCATTTCTCAAGGTCGCTGTGCAGTTCAATTCTTCCTCTTTACCTTCTTTGCTTCTATTGACTGCTACCTCTTGGCAatcatggcctatgaccgctatgtggctgTGTGCCAACCATTGCTTTATGTCACCATCATGACTGAGAAGGCCCGTGTAGGTTTGGTAACTGGGGCATATGTGGCTGGTTTTTCCAGTGGCTTTATTCGGACTGTCACAGCCTTCACTCTCTCATTCTGTGGAAACAATGAGATCAATTTCATATTCTGTGACCTCCCCCCACTGTTAAAACTGGTATGTGGGGACAGCTACATTCAAGAGGTGGTGATAATTGTTTTTGCCATTTTTGTCATGCCTGCTTGCATTGTGGTGATCTCTGTGTCCTATCTGTTTATCATTGTGGCCATCATGCAAATCCGCTCAGCTGGAGGCCGAACCAAAACTTTCTCTACCtgcacctcccacctcactgctgtAGCTCTCTTCTTTGGTACTCTTATCTTCATGTACTTGAGAGATAATACAGACCAGTTCTCGGAGAGGGACAGAGTTGTGTCTGTGTTCTATACAGTGGTGACCCCATTACTGAATCCACTCATCTATAGCCTGAGGAATAAAGAGGTAAAAGAGGCAATTATGAAATCTCTGAGAAGATCAAAGATTTCCAGGGCACCCTAG
- the LOC110285862 gene encoding olfactory receptor 9Q1-like has translation MAKVNLTLVTEFLLIAFTEHPEWGLPLFHLFLFIYLFTLLGNSGMIVLIRMDRRLHTPMYFLLSHLSFMDICYSSVTVPQTMAVLLEHGAALSYARCVAQFFLFTFFGSIDCYLLALMAYDRYVAVCQPLLYVTIMTQKALLSFVAGAYIAGLLSALVRTISAFTLSFCGNNEIDFIFCDLPPLLKLTCGESYIQELVIIVFAIFVIPACMVVILVSYLFIIVAILRIPSAGGRAKTFSTCASHLTAVSLFFGTLIFMYLRDNSGQASEKDRVVSVFYTTVIPMLNPLIYSLRNKEVKEALKNFLNRVKTS, from the coding sequence ATGGCTAAGGTGAACCTCACTTTGGTGACAGAGTTCCTCCTCATAGCATTCACTGAGCATCCTGAATGGGGGCTCCCTCTTTTCCacctgtttttatttatctatctcttCACTTTGCTAGGGAACTCAGGCATGATTGTTTTGATCCGCATGGATCGCAGGCTCCACACCCCAATGTACTTCCTTCTAAGCCACCTCTCTTTCATGGATATCTGTTACTCCTCTGTCACTGTTCCCCAGACAATGGCTGTGCTGTTGGAGCATGGGGCAGCTTTATCCTATGCACGCTGTGTTGCTCAGTTTTTCCTGTTTACTTTTTTTGGATCCATCGATTGCTACCTCTTGGCTCTCATGGCCTACGACCGCTATGTGGCCGTGTGCCAGCCTTTGCTTTATGTTACCATTATGACACAGAAAGCCCTTCTAAGTTTTGTGGCTGGGGCTTACATTGCTGGCCTCCTCAGTGCCTTGGTGAGGACAATCTCAGCATTCACCCTCTCTTTTTGTGGAAACAATGAGATCGACTTTATCTTTTGTGACCTTCCTCCTCTGTTAAAGCTGACCTGTGGTGAGAGCTATATCCAGGAATTGGTGATTATTGTATTTGCCATTTTTGTCATCCCTGCTTGCATGGTGGTGATTTTGGTTTCCTACCTGTTCATCATTGTGGCCATTCTGAGGATCCCTTCAGCAGGAGGCCGGGCCAAGACCTTCTCAACATGTGCCTCCCACCTCACCGCAGTGTCACTCTTCTTTGGCACTCTCATTTTCATGTACCTGAGAGATAACTCTGGTCAGGCCTCAGAAAAGGATCGAGTTGTGTCTGTGTTCTACACAACAGTAATCCCCATGTTGAATCCCCTCATCTACAGCTTGAGGAACAAGGAAGTGAAGGAAGCACTAAAAAATTTTCTCAATAGAGTGAAGACTTCCTAA